The stretch of DNA GATCCCATCACCGAAGATCCGACATAAGGCACGTCGGCGAGCTCAAGCGCGCCTTGGATCGTTCCATCTTCACCGTTTGGCCCGTGCAATACCGGGAAGATGACATCAACATGGGGAGCGGCGCCCTTTTGCTCGCCCTCAGCGAACCGCAACAGTTGTCCTTTCCCGCCGGGCACGAGGGCGAGCGGAACGCCATCCTCCGAGATGGTAATCGCCGCTGCGCCCGTTCCGGCTCCGTTTCCGGCGTTGCACAGCAACCAGCGGCCGTCCCTGGCCAGACCAATCAACACGATATTGTATTTGGCGGGGTCGAGAGCTCGCAACACGTTCGCCGCGGACGCCCTTGAGACCTCGTGCTCCGCTGAACGCCCCCCGAACAATAGTCCCACGGTGATCTTAGGAAGCCGCTCCGACATCGTCATCCACCCTCAGTTGCCCATCTTCATCGACCGTGGCGTCCCGGAATGGTTGATGAAATCACCCGAACCGGTGATCGTAGCGGCTCACCGTGAGTTCGCTCACGTCGATATCCGGCTTCCGGCCCGACATCAAATCCGCAAGCACCCTCCCCGAACCGCAGGCCATGGTCCAGCCGAGCGTGCCGTGGCCGGTGTTGAGATGCAAATTGCTGTAGCGCGTGGCGCCGATGATCGGCGGCCCGTCGGGGGTCATCGGGCGCAGGCCGCACCAGAAGCTGGCTTTGCTCAAGTCCCCGCCGCGCGGAAACATGTCGGTCAGCGAATGATCGAGCGTCGCGCGCCGCGCCGCATCGAGCGTATCGGAATAGCCCGAGATTTCCGCGGTGCCGCCGACGCGGATGCGATTTCCGAGTCGCGTGATCGCGACCTTGTAGCTCTCGTCCATCACGGTCGATACCGGTGCACTGTCGGGATCGGTGACCGGCACCGTGATCGAATAGCCTTTTACGGGATAGACCGGAACCGAAATGCCGATCGGTTTAAGTAGCCGCGTCGACCAGCTCCCGAGTGCCGCGACATAAGCGTCGGCCTGCAACGTCCCGGCGCTGGTGACGACGCCGGTGATCTTGTCGCCGTCCGCGGCCAGCCGCTCGATACCGGTGTTGAACTTGAACTGCACGCCGAGCTTTGCTGCTTCCTTGGCGAGCGCCTGCGTAAACATGTGGCAATCGCCGGTCTCGTCCTGCGGCAGCCGAAGGCCGCCGACGAATCTTTCCTTCACGGCCGCCAGCGCCGGCTCCGCACCGATGCAGCCCTGGCGATCGAGCACCTCGTAAGGCACGCCATACTGCTCGAGCACCGCGATATCGTCGCCGGTGCTGTCGAGCTGCTTCTGCTTGCGGAACAGCTGCAGCGTGCCGCGGCTGCGCTCGTCATATTTGATCCCGATCTCGGCGCGCAGTGCGCGCAAGCAGTCCCGGCTGTATTCGGCGATCGGAATCATCCGGCGCTTGTTGACGGCGTAGCGCTCTGTCGTGCAGTTGCGCAGCATCTTCAGCCCCCAGATCCACATGACGGGATCGAGCTTGGGCCAGATCACCAGCGGGCCATGCCGCATCAACAGCCATTTGATGGCTTTCACCGGCACGCCCGGCCCCGCCCAGGGCGAGGAATAGCCGGGCGAGACCTCGCCGGCATTGGCGAAAGAGGTTTCCTGCGCGGGCTCAGACTGACGGTCGACGACAACAACTTCGTGGCCGGCGCGCGCCAGATAATAGGCTGTCGTGACGCCGATGACGCCACTGCCGAGA from Bradyrhizobium sp. AZCC 1693 encodes:
- a CDS encoding D-amino acid dehydrogenase, which gives rise to MKVITLGSGVIGVTTAYYLARAGHEVVVVDRQSEPAQETSFANAGEVSPGYSSPWAGPGVPVKAIKWLLMRHGPLVIWPKLDPVMWIWGLKMLRNCTTERYAVNKRRMIPIAEYSRDCLRALRAEIGIKYDERSRGTLQLFRKQKQLDSTGDDIAVLEQYGVPYEVLDRQGCIGAEPALAAVKERFVGGLRLPQDETGDCHMFTQALAKEAAKLGVQFKFNTGIERLAADGDKITGVVTSAGTLQADAYVAALGSWSTRLLKPIGISVPVYPVKGYSITVPVTDPDSAPVSTVMDESYKVAITRLGNRIRVGGTAEISGYSDTLDAARRATLDHSLTDMFPRGGDLSKASFWCGLRPMTPDGPPIIGATRYSNLHLNTGHGTLGWTMACGSGRVLADLMSGRKPDIDVSELTVSRYDHRFG